A window of Sebastes umbrosus isolate fSebUmb1 chromosome 6, fSebUmb1.pri, whole genome shotgun sequence genomic DNA:
gagggggaaaaaaagaagaaggatgGAATGACTTCAAGTCACATTGGGGAGAAAAGCATTTGCACTGACTCTAATACATTTCAACAGTTGGGTTGCATGAAAAGAATATGACCAGAACAACATGGTTTATTGATTTATGAGAAGATCCACTGgcttgtgtgtgcatttgtttaaCCCAATGAAACTAAATCTGAAGTGTGCCTGCACTACACCTTCTCTTCAAATCAAAACAGATACATACTGGATGTACAGAAACCAGCCAGTCAAGCAAAATCAGCTTACCTTCACTTTGGCCGCAAGCATCTCTCCGGCATCCCTCTCCCTCTTCAGAGCTTccattttcttctctttctctttaagCAGCAGAACTTTCTCCTCAGCCACTAGACTGTGATCCTCCATGATagcctttctttctctctccagcttctcctgctgCTCCCGCCAGTAATCCCCTTTGTCGTCCCTTTCTTCATCGTCGTCTTCTGTCTCTCCGTCCTCCAGATCCTCACCATCGCTCCCTTCCCCGGCccgcctcctctgcctcctctttttcttcttaccTGAGCGATTTTCCAGCTGTGCTTTCAGCCTCGCGATCTCCTCCTGAAACTTCCTGAGCAGGGCATCCTTGGGGTCCTCGTTGATACGTGGTTTATTCTTGATGTTCTTGGCCCTGTTGGAATAGCGCAGCGTTGTCAAGGTCTCCTCCACATTGTAGGAAGCTGGGCCGATGTTGGCAACCATGACCGTGCGGGCATTGCCCCCCAGAGAGTCCTGCAGCAGACGGGTGAGTTTTGAGTCTCGGTAGGGGATGTGGCTGCTCCTGCCATCCACCAGAGCTGATATGACATTCCCCAGAGCCGAAAGCGACAGATTGATCTTTGTGGCTTCTTTAAGCCTCTCCCCCTGAGCACCGGTCTTGGTCTGCCTTTCACTACCGGCTAAATCTACCAGGTTCAGTTTGCCAACTCTGATATGGTTCTCCCCGTCAACACCCAACTCGCTGCACTCAACAGTGATGACAAAGATGGCGTGAGAACGGGAGCTGTGTTCATTCATGTTAGTGGCACCCACCGAACGATTCTGGTTGCCCACATTCATGACATGTTCGATCTCCGGCGCACTCttggtgataaatgatgaaaGGTCTTTAACATACACTCCGGTGTCGGGCCTCTCCCTGAGCTCGAGACGACGTGTCTGGTCTTTGGCGAGCAAGTCTTTGATCTCCTCTTGGTAAATTTCTAGATATGATGCTCTCACCAGGTACTGCTGATTCTGGGAGCGTGAAATGTGAGTGAAAACATGATCAAAGGAGTTAGGGATCACCCCTCTCCTCTCTAGATCATTTCTGACCCCCTCCATAGTGTATGTTTTCCCTGTACCGGTCTGCCCATAGGCAAAAATGGTCCCGTTGAACCCAAATAGAACTGAATCCACCAAGGGCCTGAAGGTTTCATCGTACAAATCTATTTGTTTGGAGTTCCAGTCGTAGACTGAATCAAAAGTGAAGACTTTGGGGTGTTCATTGGCTGAGGCCTCCCTGGGGTTCCTGACCATAATTTGGCCCAATTTCACATCGACGGTGACCACCCTTTCAAACTTGGCTGCCTGCTCCTTTTCATTCATAGGGCGACAACGGACCACCACCTTGACCGACTCAGGGCTCTTGTTCTTGGACATGTTGCAGAGCGGCTGGCCAACCCACACGGCTTGGCACTTGGTATGCTCTGTCTTCCAAGTGCAGCTTCAGGAACAGTTCACCAATACAAGTGCCCACATCAGAAACTGTTGGGAGAAGACACACATTCAATGATTAGTACAAACCTGCAATGGCAATTGTCATGGTGACTCACAACCTTGAAGGTTGATGCATCACACACATTGTAacaggctgctgctccccaagtgattcacagacagactcaggaaatgCTTTGTCCCCCGAggcatcaaactgtacaacacctctctaggaagggggggggacaaaggaggacggtctgcaggacagataataatacaatatactcacttttaacagtctcttctgcactatattcactttttaatagtcctgtatcacagctgttaccctgcactatattcagttttaacagttttcttcatctccttctatttttatatctggtatatttttttgtactttgcactactaactttttatctatccatccatctatctttctatctgtaCAAACTGGAAGTCTCATTTAAGCTCAATGTAATACAAAGCTATTGACACACTTTGGTGAGGATCTAGCTAGCTGTCTAGCCTGACACTGACACAGTTATATGTTCTTTGGTCTTGACAACTTCTTGTACGTGGAAACACAAACGTTAGATTTCtccagatgtaaaaaaaaacaccctaaCCATCGTTATCTTGTGCTAAATGCAGCCCCATAACGAGACCACAGGACCGGCCTAGCAACGACCAAACACACCCTGGTAACCTAAGCTACCAGTCTGGTAACGTTAGCATTAcctggctaacgttagcatggAGGGGCATAAACCAATGCAACATGTCGCCATAAAAAGAATACACATGGTATTAGATACATAAAACACATGCAGTACAAACACAGCTTTCCAACGCGCACACAGACATGTCGTTAAAGGTTTAGTTAGCTACCAGAGGCGTGAACAGTTAGCTAATCCAGAGCTCCCAGTCAGCCATTAGCTGCTGCTCATCCACACTACGGTCCagttagtgatgtgtcggtcactGACGagtcggttcaaagagccggctctttttagtgaccgataagagccggctccaaTCCGAGagtcgttttcttttttttgttctttacttaattcaaggcagaatgataggatgatcttctccacACCACGGGCACTCTATGCACTGACTGTCACTGAatgttagtgatgttacgtgctgtgccgaggtTTCGGAGCGCGTGttgagtaatccaggaagttttccgcGATGCGCGcatcgaggcttgtatcgttttagaccaatgacgtcattgatgacgtccgaagcctcgctgcctGGCCATACCGCTGACTGGTTCATGAAGTAGTTCAGAATTCACTGATTAAACCAAagccactttccagaagtgacacagaacactaatattacccctcctgccattattatattatattacactacactacaatacaattattgaccattaaggattggtttacacacataagatgcattactcataaaacaattacagtttattatacatgtattttatatactcataatatacttactagaaaatagacattatattatatattatatagatataaatggattacatggtaatacatatttttttcattgtttatagtcattcccaacagcctttactggcgcaacatacagtatatcacagatcgCATGGTtgagatcatatctgcctgttttacactctttgaccaacaggtggtttcgtgtgcacgtgaagcctcgagaaatgaacccttatccgaaccaatttgctggaaagcttcatgaagcttcagcttGCCATCACTAGTGTTAATGACGTTAGGTGATGACagaccatcaagcagggaggggcggggatGCACGGCatgctgacggtctacaggtacagagcaggaggaagaggaggagagaaagacagagaggagtgcggtgcgcgaatagcagacaagatgagtgacagtcggaaatgaagcagcatgtaaaattatggtattctggaaattataaggttgaGTATAAtcatattgaataatttaagtgatatatgtgcacacatactaatcataggtcaaaacagcgctaaatttggctgaatcataaaaggcagaagtggtaaaacgaagagccgttcgggagccgaaagagccggctcttcttggtgaactgagccaaatgatctggctcactaaaaagagccggaattcccatcactagtccCGGTTACAGAGTTGCCAGATTCACGCCCTGTATCCCCCCCAAAGAGGTACGTGTGGAAACCCGTTAACTCATATAATTAGTGTGATTCTGGGTGAGCATATATGTTACAGTTAAGCAAACAATCGCAAACAGACTTCAGCTGTGAATAACAAGGTGGCAAACCTAAATACATGCATTATGAAGAAACACAAATGCAAGGTATCATGGCTTATCTGGCAACCAAGTCTCAACAAGCTAGTCCCAACATAGCTTAGTATATCAGCTGATCCAACTGCACTCACAGCTAAGCTGCCAGTGAGGGAGGTAAACACACTGAGGCTGCtggttctttaaaaaaaatagtgtgtATCACTTTATTGGTGAAAAACATTATAGAAAACTTCAAAATCATTGCATTCACTGCTTTCACACAATTAGCTTGCTACACATCCCCCACTTGCATTTATTCAATTCAACCTGTGCAAATCTACTCATTTGTCTCCCCCCAAAACATTTGTTCACATTCTCTGAATAACAATATTGTCTCCACAACATTCAGTACATTTCATCAGTTTTTTGGTCCTGGTAAATTGAGAGGTGGAAAGACTTGTCTCCTTTTTCCTCCCTATAATTAGTATGTACAGGAGGATCAGTTACTGTGCTCTCCTTGGAATGGAGGGCAGAGAGGAAAGTAAAAGAGCAAGCTGGAAAAGACATGGAAGGATGGAAAGGcggggagagaaagaggtagaggGAGAACAGGATCGCTGGCACTGTAGTCTTTTACGGGGTTCATTGAGGTCACCAGAGGTCCTGCTAACATGTCTGAATTGCAAAACATGGTTGCAGCTACATACTATGGCAGTAGTTAAAGGAAATGTTAGGGAGTTTTTCCCTGGTGCAAAGGAAAACTGGCTTCAGTGTAGTGAACGCATACAGGTAGAAGCCAAATCTTGAGCAGGAATATACAAATACTGGATTTTCAAGCAGGGAACagacaaaaataaagtgttggTAGCAGCAGTGTCCATGTTAAAGCATTTCTCTGACATTACACTACTGACCtgctgcatcatattttataagcccTTTCTCACAGATTAAAACCCATTCTAAAATAGGACCGGCCTTCATGAACCGTCACGTCACATACAAATATGTGTCTGCCTTCCACATGCTCCCATCGTCTCCTCATGACAGTCCTCCAGCATTAGCACATCCAGGGGACGACCACGTGACCCCTTGTGCTCAGAATTCgtctttgtcatttaatttcCCAGGCTTGTCCATGCCAAAAAAGGAGGATGGAAGGCCATGGACGTCTCGCTCTCTCTTCACAAAGGCGGAAAAGGAGGAGACGCAGTTGCCAATGAAGTGGTCGGCTCGGCCTAAGATGTACAGGTCCGTTTGGGCCGAGTCCGGTTGAAGACTCACCACTTTCACCTGAAAGGCCAGAATAAAATACACATATAAACAACTAGGTGGAGGGAATACAAAACTGGAACAGTAACCAAGTGAGAGTATTTCTCAATTCTTGACAATTCTAAAAATGCTTGGTGTGAAAAACACTTTCAAGTAAAATTTCCATTTAAGGCAAATTACATATAGTTTACATGAACGGCTAGATTGTGACTTCAGCTCTTATGGATTAAGGCATGTTTACCATTAAGGGCTGGATTGCAGCAAATTGTGCTACAGGCAAGCCAGTGAAAATGTAGCTCAGCTCATGTCAGTTCAGGTTGCATTTAAGGTCACACATGACAGAAACAAATTGTGCCGAATGTAGAGCAGAAGTTATTTATGACGCTCTCCTGAATGCATCACAGAGGCTTTACAAACCCACCTTGCCCTTGAAGAGCTTTTCAATTTCCTTGCTGTGGGATTCTGAGTCAGTGGCGATGTAGACAGAGCGGGCAGAGGTCTTCTTCACCCACAGCTTGACAGCCCTGCGGATCTCTGCCAGGTCAGGAAGGCACATGTTCATGGTGAGAGGCAAGGAGGTCTGGCGGTTGTAGCCAACACACTGAGGAGAGGCCATGAAGTGAGGTCCTGTTTCGCCACTCTGCAGCATTTTGCAGGCATTTTGCTGTGAAGGTGGAATAACAAAAAGACTTAGATGTGACTtaatcagtggttcccaaacctcTTCTGCAGGCCCTCCTCCCCAATTGTagatacaaatattttaaagccCGCACTGTTACACTAGGTGATATGCTCCTCATcatcatgaacacacacacacacactgtagtttattttgactcaaacCTACATACACAgtcctgctgccactaatactcactagagcatcaaatgtggattaatccgccactgaaaatagtcccaaacaaatggaccatttcctcctgtttgagtaacattagataaaaactacagtgaccagctgtttcAGGAAATGAATTTCCTAAAAATGAAACTGTATAAATATTTGTGTGAGGTGcttttaaagatttacgtcttcagtaggaaccattGAGCTCGGAGCTGAGAGCTACAGACAAAGGTAGGGAAGTCATATCAAGGATTGAGACATGGACTAACACATTGATGGTTTGATTTTTTCATTGGATTTCTTgacaataaagacataatatcaccagccttatcctttaaaagATCTTCTTTTAGGTAGGCACT
This region includes:
- the kif3b gene encoding kinesin-like protein KIF3B, which gives rise to MSKNKSPESVKVVVRCRPMNEKEQAAKFERVVTVDVKLGQIMVRNPREASANEHPKVFTFDSVYDWNSKQIDLYDETFRPLVDSVLFGFNGTIFAYGQTGTGKTYTMEGVRNDLERRGVIPNSFDHVFTHISRSQNQQYLVRASYLEIYQEEIKDLLAKDQTRRLELRERPDTGVYVKDLSSFITKSAPEIEHVMNVGNQNRSVGATNMNEHSSRSHAIFVITVECSELGVDGENHIRVGKLNLVDLAGSERQTKTGAQGERLKEATKINLSLSALGNVISALVDGRSSHIPYRDSKLTRLLQDSLGGNARTVMVANIGPASYNVEETLTTLRYSNRAKNIKNKPRINEDPKDALLRKFQEEIARLKAQLENRSGKKKKRRQRRRAGEGSDGEDLEDGETEDDDEERDDKGDYWREQQEKLERERKAIMEDHSLVAEEKVLLLKEKEKKMEALKRERDAGEMLAAKVKEMESKLLVGGKNIVDHTNEQQKMLELKRQEIAEQKRREREMQQQMECRDEETLELKETYSSLQQEVDIKTKKLKKLFAKLQAVKAEIHDIQEAHINERQELEQTQNELTRDLKLKHLIIENFIPLEEKNKIVNRAYFDEEDEYWKMKPITRIEDDHQMMSRPLSAVGYRRPLSHHAHMAMMMRPDMRYKAENIMLLDMDLPARTTKEYQEPVIAPKVAAALENALRDEDEIQVDASGFHSSLGSTPPASGSLRKPKSGRPRTGKKSSTPTSPFSPSSPGSPLYPQSRGLVPK